One window of the Zea mays cultivar B73 chromosome 3, Zm-B73-REFERENCE-NAM-5.0, whole genome shotgun sequence genome contains the following:
- the LOC100273387 gene encoding uncharacterized protein LOC100273387, with the protein MQLQHGPRPGVAGAARPRSSLPRRPSLPRRRRSSSSTTRTTRTALVVLVAAATRDGARKTTASASRATAADVVRQFYDGVNRRDLAAVEPLIAEGCVYEDLVFPRPFVGRERVVGFFGEFMGTISPDLQFVIDDISAEDSAAVGVTWHLEWRGRPFPFSRGCSFYRLLGSGSDSDADSDSEQQRLQIVYGRDCVEPAAKPGDLALVIIRGVTWILERFPSLASRL; encoded by the exons ATGCAGCTCCAGCATGGCCCTCGGCCTGGAGTGGCCGGTGCTGCTCGTCCCCGCAGTAGTCTCCCCCGCCGACCTAGcctcccgcgccgccgccgcagcagcagcagcacgacCAGGACGACGAGGACGGCGCTGGTGGTGCTAGTAGCCGCGGCGACAAGAGACGGGGCCAGAAAGACGACGGCGTCGGCCAGCAGGGCCACGGCGGCGGACGTGGTGAGGCAGTTCTACGACGGGGTGAACCGGCGGGACCTGGCGGCGGTGGAGCCGCTCATCGCGGAGGGCTGCGTGTACGAGGACCTGGTGTTCCCGCGCCCCTTCGTTGGGCGGGAGCGTGTGGTCGGCTTCTTCGGCGAGTTCATGGGGACCATCAGCCCCGACCTGCAGTTCGTCATCGACGACATCTCCGCCGAGGACTCCGCCGCCGTCGGGGTCACCTGGCACCTGG AGTGGAGGGGGAGGCCGTTTCCCTTCAGCAGGGGATGcagcttctaccgcttgctcggctcgggctcggactcggacgcgGATTCGGACTCGGAGCAGCAGCGGCTGCAGATTGT GTATGGTCGAGACTGCGTGGAGCCGGCCGCCAAGCCCGGGGATTTGGCACTG GTAATCATCAGGGGAGTGACATGGATCCTCGAACGATTTCCGAGCCTTGCAAGCAGGCTCTGA
- the LOC100272520 gene encoding sugar transporter ERD6-like 5-like isoform X1: MAGPMEREGRDAAEKPLLVRVGGSGGSQGGSASSSSVAVVVGCTAIAVAGSFEFGMSIGYSSPTQLGIMRDLRLSLAEYSVFGSILTIGAMLGAIVSGSVADRAGRRGAMAISDVLCALGYLLIGFSQSYWWLDIGRVLIGCGIGILSYVVPVYISEITPKDLRGGFATVNQFMICCGGSLAFVLGTFIAWRTLAIVGVVPCLVQLVGLLLIPESPRWLARFGHPGAFTGALQTLRGHGTDISEEASEIKVFTEKLQRLPKSKMLDLFQKEYIRAVIAGVGLMALQQLGGVNGVLFYASEVFVSAGFSSGNTGTVAMAVVQVPMVGLGVLLMDKAGRRPLLMISAAGTCVGCLLVGLSFLSKEQHWERDLNVLALAGLLVFIGSFSLGMGGIPWVIMSEIFPINMKGSAGSLVTLVSWLGSWIVSYAFNFLLIWSSYGTFFIFAAICGLTVVFVHRLVPETKGRTLEEIQASMNSSLTPFHKY; encoded by the exons ATGGCCGGTCCGATGGAGCGAGAGGGACGAGACGCAGCCGAGAAGCCCCTCTTGGTAAGGGTGGGCGGCAGCGGTGGTAGCCAGGGCGGCAGCGCCTCCTCTTCTTCGGTTGCCGTGGTGGTCGGCTGCACCGCCATCGCCGTCGCCGGCTCCTTCGAGTTCGGAATGTCG ATCGGCTACTCGTCACCGACTCAGCTGGGCATCATGCGCGATCTCCGCCTCTCGTTAGCTGAG TACTCTGTGTTTGGCTCGATCCTGACCATCGGAGCGATGCTGGGTGCCATTGTCAGTGGATCTGTAGCCGATCGAGCAGGTCGAAGAGGT GCAATGGCGATATCGGATGTTCTCTGCGCTCTTGGGTATCTCCTGATAGGATTTTCCCAG AGCTATTGGTGGCTTGACATCGGAAGGGTGCTGATCGGATGCGGAATCGGGATTCTGTCATATGTG GTTCCGGTCTACATATCAGAGATAACGCCAAAGGACCTTAGAGGAGGCTTTGCAACTGTAAACCAG TTCATGATTTGCTGCGGAGGGTCGCTTGCATTTGTTCTTGGGACATTTATCGCCTGGCGCACCTTGGCGATCGTTG GAGTGGTGCCGTGTTTAGTGCAGCTGGTTGGCCTTCTTTTGATTCCCGAGTCCCCCAGATGGCTG GCTAGGTTTGGACACCCAGGTGCCTTTACAGGAGCACTGCAGACGCTAAGGGGACATGGAACCGATATCTCTGAAGAGGCCTCAGAAATAAAA GTTTTCACAGAAAAGCTTCAGCGCCTTCCGAAGTCGAAGATGTTAGACCTGTTTCAGAAGGAGTACATCCGTGCTGTCATA GCTGGAGTTGGGCTCATGGCCCTCCAGCAGCTTGGGGGTGTCAATGGCGTTCTCTTCTACGCCAGTGAAGTGTTCGTCTCGGCCG GTTTCTCGTCGGGAAACACGGGAACAGTGGCCATGGCGGTAGTGCAGGTTCCGATGGTCGGACTAGGGGTGCTTCTGATGGACAAGGCTGGAAGGAGGCCACTGTTGATG ATCTCTGCAGCTGGGACATGCGTGGGTTGCCTGCTAGTTGGTCTGTCATTCTTGTCCAAG GAGCAGCACTGGGAAAGGGACCTGAACGTGTTGGCTTTGGCCGGACTTCTG GTTTTCATCGGATCCTTTTCACTGGGTATGGGCGGGATACCATGGGTTATAATGTCAGAG ATTTTCCCTATAAACATGAAAGGGTCGGCAGGGAGCCTTGTGACCTTAGTAAGTTGGCTCGGGTCGTGGATTGTCTCGTACGCCTTCAACTTCCTGCTGATTTGGAGTTCTTACG gcaccttcttcatcttcgcgGCCATTTGCGGACTCACGGTCGTGTTTGTGCATCGGCTAGTGCCGGAAACCAAAGGAAGAACCCTGGAGGAGATCCAAGCCTCTATGAACTCGTCCTTGACACCCTTCCACAAGTATTAG
- the LOC100272520 gene encoding sugar transporter ERD6-like 5-like isoform X3 → MRDLRLSLAEYSVFGSILTIGAMLGAIVSGSVADRAGRRGAMAISDVLCALGYLLIGFSQSYWWLDIGRVLIGCGIGILSYVVPVYISEITPKDLRGGFATVNQFMICCGGSLAFVLGTFIAWRTLAIVGVVPCLVQLVGLLLIPESPRWLARFGHPGAFTGALQTLRGHGTDISEEASEIKVFTEKLQRLPKSKMLDLFQKEYIRAVIAGVGLMALQQLGGVNGVLFYASEVFVSAGFSSGNTGTVAMAVVQVPMVGLGVLLMDKAGRRPLLMISAAGTCVGCLLVGLSFLSKEQHWERDLNVLALAGLLVFIGSFSLGMGGIPWVIMSEIFPINMKGSAGSLVTLVSWLGSWIVSYAFNFLLIWSSYGTFFIFAAICGLTVVFVHRLVPETKGRTLEEIQASMNSSLTPFHKY, encoded by the exons ATGCGCGATCTCCGCCTCTCGTTAGCTGAG TACTCTGTGTTTGGCTCGATCCTGACCATCGGAGCGATGCTGGGTGCCATTGTCAGTGGATCTGTAGCCGATCGAGCAGGTCGAAGAGGT GCAATGGCGATATCGGATGTTCTCTGCGCTCTTGGGTATCTCCTGATAGGATTTTCCCAG AGCTATTGGTGGCTTGACATCGGAAGGGTGCTGATCGGATGCGGAATCGGGATTCTGTCATATGTG GTTCCGGTCTACATATCAGAGATAACGCCAAAGGACCTTAGAGGAGGCTTTGCAACTGTAAACCAG TTCATGATTTGCTGCGGAGGGTCGCTTGCATTTGTTCTTGGGACATTTATCGCCTGGCGCACCTTGGCGATCGTTG GAGTGGTGCCGTGTTTAGTGCAGCTGGTTGGCCTTCTTTTGATTCCCGAGTCCCCCAGATGGCTG GCTAGGTTTGGACACCCAGGTGCCTTTACAGGAGCACTGCAGACGCTAAGGGGACATGGAACCGATATCTCTGAAGAGGCCTCAGAAATAAAA GTTTTCACAGAAAAGCTTCAGCGCCTTCCGAAGTCGAAGATGTTAGACCTGTTTCAGAAGGAGTACATCCGTGCTGTCATA GCTGGAGTTGGGCTCATGGCCCTCCAGCAGCTTGGGGGTGTCAATGGCGTTCTCTTCTACGCCAGTGAAGTGTTCGTCTCGGCCG GTTTCTCGTCGGGAAACACGGGAACAGTGGCCATGGCGGTAGTGCAGGTTCCGATGGTCGGACTAGGGGTGCTTCTGATGGACAAGGCTGGAAGGAGGCCACTGTTGATG ATCTCTGCAGCTGGGACATGCGTGGGTTGCCTGCTAGTTGGTCTGTCATTCTTGTCCAAG GAGCAGCACTGGGAAAGGGACCTGAACGTGTTGGCTTTGGCCGGACTTCTG GTTTTCATCGGATCCTTTTCACTGGGTATGGGCGGGATACCATGGGTTATAATGTCAGAG ATTTTCCCTATAAACATGAAAGGGTCGGCAGGGAGCCTTGTGACCTTAGTAAGTTGGCTCGGGTCGTGGATTGTCTCGTACGCCTTCAACTTCCTGCTGATTTGGAGTTCTTACG gcaccttcttcatcttcgcgGCCATTTGCGGACTCACGGTCGTGTTTGTGCATCGGCTAGTGCCGGAAACCAAAGGAAGAACCCTGGAGGAGATCCAAGCCTCTATGAACTCGTCCTTGACACCCTTCCACAAGTATTAG
- the LOC100272520 gene encoding sugar transporter ERD6-like 5-like isoform X2 — protein MAGPMEREGRDAAEKPLLVRVGGSGGSQGGSASSSSVAVVVGCTAIAVAGSFEFGMSIGYSSPTQLGIMRDLRLSLAEYSVFGSILTIGAMLGAIVSGSVADRAGRRGAMAISDVLCALGYLLIGFSQSYWWLDIGRVLIGCGIGILSYVPVYISEITPKDLRGGFATVNQFMICCGGSLAFVLGTFIAWRTLAIVGVVPCLVQLVGLLLIPESPRWLARFGHPGAFTGALQTLRGHGTDISEEASEIKVFTEKLQRLPKSKMLDLFQKEYIRAVIAGVGLMALQQLGGVNGVLFYASEVFVSAGFSSGNTGTVAMAVVQVPMVGLGVLLMDKAGRRPLLMISAAGTCVGCLLVGLSFLSKEQHWERDLNVLALAGLLVFIGSFSLGMGGIPWVIMSEIFPINMKGSAGSLVTLVSWLGSWIVSYAFNFLLIWSSYGTFFIFAAICGLTVVFVHRLVPETKGRTLEEIQASMNSSLTPFHKY, from the exons ATGGCCGGTCCGATGGAGCGAGAGGGACGAGACGCAGCCGAGAAGCCCCTCTTGGTAAGGGTGGGCGGCAGCGGTGGTAGCCAGGGCGGCAGCGCCTCCTCTTCTTCGGTTGCCGTGGTGGTCGGCTGCACCGCCATCGCCGTCGCCGGCTCCTTCGAGTTCGGAATGTCG ATCGGCTACTCGTCACCGACTCAGCTGGGCATCATGCGCGATCTCCGCCTCTCGTTAGCTGAG TACTCTGTGTTTGGCTCGATCCTGACCATCGGAGCGATGCTGGGTGCCATTGTCAGTGGATCTGTAGCCGATCGAGCAGGTCGAAGAGGT GCAATGGCGATATCGGATGTTCTCTGCGCTCTTGGGTATCTCCTGATAGGATTTTCCCAG AGCTATTGGTGGCTTGACATCGGAAGGGTGCTGATCGGATGCGGAATCGGGATTCTGTCATAT GTTCCGGTCTACATATCAGAGATAACGCCAAAGGACCTTAGAGGAGGCTTTGCAACTGTAAACCAG TTCATGATTTGCTGCGGAGGGTCGCTTGCATTTGTTCTTGGGACATTTATCGCCTGGCGCACCTTGGCGATCGTTG GAGTGGTGCCGTGTTTAGTGCAGCTGGTTGGCCTTCTTTTGATTCCCGAGTCCCCCAGATGGCTG GCTAGGTTTGGACACCCAGGTGCCTTTACAGGAGCACTGCAGACGCTAAGGGGACATGGAACCGATATCTCTGAAGAGGCCTCAGAAATAAAA GTTTTCACAGAAAAGCTTCAGCGCCTTCCGAAGTCGAAGATGTTAGACCTGTTTCAGAAGGAGTACATCCGTGCTGTCATA GCTGGAGTTGGGCTCATGGCCCTCCAGCAGCTTGGGGGTGTCAATGGCGTTCTCTTCTACGCCAGTGAAGTGTTCGTCTCGGCCG GTTTCTCGTCGGGAAACACGGGAACAGTGGCCATGGCGGTAGTGCAGGTTCCGATGGTCGGACTAGGGGTGCTTCTGATGGACAAGGCTGGAAGGAGGCCACTGTTGATG ATCTCTGCAGCTGGGACATGCGTGGGTTGCCTGCTAGTTGGTCTGTCATTCTTGTCCAAG GAGCAGCACTGGGAAAGGGACCTGAACGTGTTGGCTTTGGCCGGACTTCTG GTTTTCATCGGATCCTTTTCACTGGGTATGGGCGGGATACCATGGGTTATAATGTCAGAG ATTTTCCCTATAAACATGAAAGGGTCGGCAGGGAGCCTTGTGACCTTAGTAAGTTGGCTCGGGTCGTGGATTGTCTCGTACGCCTTCAACTTCCTGCTGATTTGGAGTTCTTACG gcaccttcttcatcttcgcgGCCATTTGCGGACTCACGGTCGTGTTTGTGCATCGGCTAGTGCCGGAAACCAAAGGAAGAACCCTGGAGGAGATCCAAGCCTCTATGAACTCGTCCTTGACACCCTTCCACAAGTATTAG
- the LOC100272520 gene encoding Sugar transporter ERD6-like 5-like yields the protein MAGPMEREGRDAAEKPLLVRVGGSGGSQGGSASSSSVAVVVGCTAIAVAGSFEFGMSIGYSSPTQLGIMRDLRLSLAEYSVFGSILTIGAMLGAIVSGSVADRAGRRGAMAISDVLCALGYLLIGFSQSYWWLDIGRVLIGCGIGILSYVVPVYISEITPKDLRGGFATVNQFMICCGGSLAFVLGTFIAWRTLAIVGVVPCLVQLVGLLLIPESPRWLARFGHPGAFTGALQTLRGHGTDISEEASEIKVFTEKLQRLPKSKMLDLFQKEYIRAVIAGVGLMALQQLGGVNGVLFYASEVFVSAGFSSGNTGTVAMAVVQVPMVGLGVLLMDKAGRRPLLMISAAGTCVGCLLVGLSFLSKEQHWERDLNVLALAGLLVFIGSFSLGMGGIPWVIMSEIFPINMKGSAGSLVTLAPSSSSRPFADSRSCLCIG from the exons ATGGCCGGTCCGATGGAGCGAGAGGGACGAGACGCAGCCGAGAAGCCCCTCTTGGTAAGGGTGGGCGGCAGCGGTGGTAGCCAGGGCGGCAGCGCCTCCTCTTCTTCGGTTGCCGTGGTGGTCGGCTGCACCGCCATCGCCGTCGCCGGCTCCTTCGAGTTCGGAATGTCG ATCGGCTACTCGTCACCGACTCAGCTGGGCATCATGCGCGATCTCCGCCTCTCGTTAGCTGAG TACTCTGTGTTTGGCTCGATCCTGACCATCGGAGCGATGCTGGGTGCCATTGTCAGTGGATCTGTAGCCGATCGAGCAGGTCGAAGAGGT GCAATGGCGATATCGGATGTTCTCTGCGCTCTTGGGTATCTCCTGATAGGATTTTCCCAG AGCTATTGGTGGCTTGACATCGGAAGGGTGCTGATCGGATGCGGAATCGGGATTCTGTCATATGTG GTTCCGGTCTACATATCAGAGATAACGCCAAAGGACCTTAGAGGAGGCTTTGCAACTGTAAACCAG TTCATGATTTGCTGCGGAGGGTCGCTTGCATTTGTTCTTGGGACATTTATCGCCTGGCGCACCTTGGCGATCGTTG GAGTGGTGCCGTGTTTAGTGCAGCTGGTTGGCCTTCTTTTGATTCCCGAGTCCCCCAGATGGCTG GCTAGGTTTGGACACCCAGGTGCCTTTACAGGAGCACTGCAGACGCTAAGGGGACATGGAACCGATATCTCTGAAGAGGCCTCAGAAATAAAA GTTTTCACAGAAAAGCTTCAGCGCCTTCCGAAGTCGAAGATGTTAGACCTGTTTCAGAAGGAGTACATCCGTGCTGTCATA GCTGGAGTTGGGCTCATGGCCCTCCAGCAGCTTGGGGGTGTCAATGGCGTTCTCTTCTACGCCAGTGAAGTGTTCGTCTCGGCCG GTTTCTCGTCGGGAAACACGGGAACAGTGGCCATGGCGGTAGTGCAGGTTCCGATGGTCGGACTAGGGGTGCTTCTGATGGACAAGGCTGGAAGGAGGCCACTGTTGATG ATCTCTGCAGCTGGGACATGCGTGGGTTGCCTGCTAGTTGGTCTGTCATTCTTGTCCAAG GAGCAGCACTGGGAAAGGGACCTGAACGTGTTGGCTTTGGCCGGACTTCTG GTTTTCATCGGATCCTTTTCACTGGGTATGGGCGGGATACCATGGGTTATAATGTCAGAG ATTTTCCCTATAAACATGAAAGGGTCGGCAGGGAGCCTTGTGACCTTA gcaccttcttcatcttcgcgGCCATTTGCGGACTCACGGTCGTGTTTGTGCATCGGCTAG